ATGTTTTTTCCCATTATATTTATATGTGATTGTGCTATCCGAATCTGGATTAATCGTCACTTTTTCTTTCATTACTTCAAAATCATAATTATCAAAAATACCATACTTCTTACCATTTTTCTTTATATGAATGACATTATGATCTCCAGCAGTTATATTAGCACTGTCTTCTCCATGATCTTTCATATATTTAACCTGGCTTTTCACTTCACTCGCAAACTGATCTGAACTATCAGATAAGACGATATAATCATAAACCGCTCTACTTTCAGTTAACGTTAATTCTCTGTCATTAAATTTCAAATGTGATTTTAAATCTTTTGTATTACCCTTTTTGATGTCATTCGCAATTTCATTCGCTTCATTCACAGGTGAAAGTTTAGAGTCAATCATTTTATATACAGCGAACAATAATAAAAGCAATAACGCAACAACACCAATAATAATGATTGTTTTTTTGCTCATTTTTTTCGGTTCTTTATGTTGTGTGTTCTGATTTGTATGATGCTCATTTACTGGTGTACCACAATTTGTACATACCTTTTGACCTTCAGCTAATTTATTTCCACATTGTTTACAAAATTTCATACCTATCCTCCTAGTAACCAGAATCGAATATCGATTCCCCAATATCTAATAAGTTGCTTGTGAACGTACTTTCAACCAATATACGCACAATAATACCTAGTACGACAAAATAAATAATAATGCCGTATATCACTGGCATACGCAACTGATATTGATTACTATATTTCGTCATTAAGTATATCGGTGAAATGACAAATAGTAATAGGCTAAATGCAATAAAGATTATCGCAAAACTTGGTACGCTCATTAATGCGAACAATACGCCTACAAAGAAACTTAGAGTTCCAAATAAATTAAACGATACAAAGTCAGATAGTACTTTTTGGACACGAACATTTTGCATCAATATTTTTATAACGCCAAATGTCACGCCAAATAAAATTCCTAACGCTAAAATTGTAAAAATGATTATTTTAAATACAACACTTACTTTCGAAACCCCAAAGAATTCTAATTCTTTCGGTACAGCAATCAAAGAAAATATTAATAATAACAGTAATCCAGCACCAACTAAAGAAGCAATAAATTTATAACTATATGCATGGTAACTACTTACTTCTTGATCTAATCTCGTGAAAATATTTTTAAAGAAGCCTTGGCCTTCATTTAAAGTATCATTTTTATATGTATTTAATGAACTTTTGAATTTTTCCACCTTTTCATTCTGACTTCCTGAAGATTCCGTGTTGTTACTATGTTCTGCTTGTTCTAATTTCTCTCCACACTCACCACAAAAACGATCGTCTTGCGTAATTGGTGCGTGACACTTTGGACAATTCACTTCAACCACTCCTTATAGATATTTATATACAATCTTATCATAAAGATATCCTAAATATTACAATAAATTTCAGTATTTTTAAATTTTATAATATTTTTTAAAGTAATGTCCTAAAACAGATAAACAAAAACAATAAATTTATAAATTAAAAATATAAACTATTTAATATGTTTCCTTAAATGTGTTCCGTACTGTCCAACCCCATTCTTTACAAAAAGATGCCCATAATTCTCTACGACAATTCTTTTCGTGTCCCAGCCTTGACCCGCATAGAATGACTCGCCTTCTTTACTAGTGATGAAAGCATCAAATGGATCTTCTTCGCTATGACCGCCTACATGATCATTTTCACCAACAATCCAAGTTAACGGAAACGTGCCACTCACATGCTTCTGCTTCTCTAATTGGGATGTAATTCCTGCTTTCTTAGGTGAACCCCCACCTCCAAATAAGACAGCACCACCAGTTTTAACATTCATCTCTGGTAATTTAGCCAACAGCCAATAAGCTGTCGTCTCAGCTCCTCCAGAAAAACTACCTACCCAAAGGTGTTCATGCTGCGGTTGTGATGCAATCAGTTCTGATAGATACGCTGTACTGTT
The Mammaliicoccus sp. Dog046 genome window above contains:
- a CDS encoding zinc ribbon domain-containing protein, coding for MNCPKCHAPITQDDRFCGECGEKLEQAEHSNNTESSGSQNEKVEKFKSSLNTYKNDTLNEGQGFFKNIFTRLDQEVSSYHAYSYKFIASLVGAGLLLLLIFSLIAVPKELEFFGVSKVSVVFKIIIFTILALGILFGVTFGVIKILMQNVRVQKVLSDFVSFNLFGTLSFFVGVLFALMSVPSFAIIFIAFSLLLFVISPIYLMTKYSNQYQLRMPVIYGIIIYFVVLGIIVRILVESTFTSNLLDIGESIFDSGY